Proteins from a genomic interval of Microbacterium phyllosphaerae:
- a CDS encoding AAA family ATPase: protein MPENPPLIPTVVDAEQFAAQTTAIVESVGRVIDGKPDAVRSALVCLLAEGHLLIEDVPGVGKTMLARALAASVDATVRRIQFTPDLLPGDVTGVSVYNPVDREFEFKRGAVFAHIVIADEINRSSPKTQSALLEAMEEGQVTVDGSTHMLPDPFLVVATQNPLEMEGTYALPEAQRDRFMMRISMGYPDAAAEALMLRQRDTVNPLASVRAVADAASVSGLIAWARSVHVAPALEEYTVALAQATRADPNLHLGASPRATLQLIRAAKVWAALDGRDFVIPDDVTALLIPVFAHRLLPARGAHRAGAQPIEAALRQIVERVRVPVTARS, encoded by the coding sequence ATGCCAGAGAATCCGCCCCTGATCCCGACCGTCGTCGATGCCGAGCAGTTCGCCGCGCAGACGACGGCCATCGTCGAGTCCGTGGGACGGGTGATCGACGGAAAGCCGGATGCCGTGCGGAGCGCGCTCGTCTGCCTGCTCGCCGAAGGGCATCTGCTGATCGAGGACGTACCGGGCGTGGGCAAGACCATGCTGGCCCGCGCTCTGGCCGCGAGCGTGGATGCGACGGTTCGCCGCATCCAGTTCACCCCCGACCTGCTCCCCGGAGATGTGACCGGCGTGAGCGTCTACAACCCCGTCGATCGGGAGTTCGAGTTCAAACGCGGAGCCGTCTTCGCGCACATCGTGATCGCCGACGAGATCAACCGCTCGTCGCCCAAGACCCAGTCGGCGCTGCTCGAGGCGATGGAGGAGGGCCAGGTCACGGTCGACGGATCGACCCACATGCTGCCCGATCCCTTCCTCGTGGTCGCGACGCAGAACCCCCTCGAGATGGAGGGGACGTACGCTCTCCCCGAGGCGCAGCGGGACCGGTTCATGATGCGCATCTCGATGGGCTACCCGGATGCCGCAGCCGAAGCCCTCATGCTCCGCCAGCGCGACACGGTCAACCCGCTCGCCTCGGTGCGGGCCGTGGCCGATGCGGCGTCGGTGTCGGGGCTGATCGCCTGGGCGCGCTCCGTGCACGTCGCCCCCGCCCTCGAGGAGTACACGGTCGCCCTCGCGCAGGCCACTCGCGCCGATCCCAACCTGCATCTCGGCGCGAGCCCCCGGGCGACGCTCCAGCTGATCAGGGCGGCCAAGGTGTGGGCGGCTCTCGACGGACGCGACTTCGTGATCCCCGATGACGTCACCGCTCTGCTCATCCCCGTCTTCGCCCACCGTCTGCTGCCCGCCCGCGGAGCGCACCGGGCCGGCGCCCAGCCCATCGAGGCCGCGCTCCGTCAGATCGTCGAGCGCGTGCGCGTCCCCGTGACCGCGCGTTCCTGA
- a CDS encoding transglutaminase family protein, giving the protein MSRADRTAERASRLSWHREHELPAGTVLPSVLAAAAGLVAMWPYTSVIEPGTWSFAVLAVIVVTALTGMSVRTLMRRRAAWVRDLATIGVQILVAVGTVVLLVAGDTAVFGVIPTDATVFTFQTLAAAAWEEVAFGAAPIAASPGLEAVMGIGFAVVAILLDQLVAQRGAILAILLTGVVGSVPMIVTLGGVNIVWFVMLGILILVLLRYTAAQDSESPRRTSTAVAAGVGVAALVATVIVAPVLPVSASLAGTGVGVTVDASLRLGDDLRQPNPVEVLTVATTADTAPYLRLTTLSDFDGRVWEPDRGDLQSQSDGFGPEEWTDDIDTTDQNTSIRVIRMSSSWLPVPYPATSVQGAPSSWRVSPENRTLASRSADAVGNDYTVRSVEVSPTLEQIRALPAAEPVVDPDAEPVDLPEVIGVTAAEVTADATNDYDRLIALQSWFRSQFEYSLDTPVDEGFDGTGADAVAQFLEVKSGYCIHFAGAFALMAESLDMDVRIVVGYLPGALTDNTRGAEAVYSVSSDQLHSWPEVLFPGIGWVPFEPTASLGVPTAFAAGSTTGGSSGGSTPTAPSATPSATSTSGPDIEREDAGDNASSNAELRRLDPTPVMLVTIGVLVLLLLPALIRLSVGAARRGRARRGDAAAAWEELRATVQDLGLPLSDAETPRMRGDDLIRDNGVDAGAMRLLVDAIERASYARPSDDSSDDLASPLGDVIAGLRRSVDGRTRVVALLLPRSLFVSRRADATLTT; this is encoded by the coding sequence ATGTCGCGCGCTGACCGTACGGCTGAACGCGCCTCCCGCCTGTCGTGGCACCGCGAGCATGAGCTGCCCGCCGGCACCGTCCTGCCGTCGGTGCTGGCCGCGGCCGCCGGACTCGTCGCGATGTGGCCGTACACCTCCGTCATCGAACCCGGCACCTGGTCGTTCGCCGTGCTCGCGGTGATCGTCGTGACGGCGCTCACCGGCATGTCGGTGCGCACGCTGATGCGCCGCCGGGCCGCCTGGGTGCGCGATCTCGCCACGATCGGTGTGCAGATCCTGGTCGCGGTCGGCACGGTCGTGCTGCTCGTGGCGGGTGACACCGCGGTCTTCGGGGTGATCCCCACCGATGCGACGGTCTTCACCTTCCAGACGCTCGCCGCCGCCGCATGGGAAGAGGTCGCCTTCGGCGCCGCCCCCATCGCGGCCTCCCCCGGACTCGAGGCCGTGATGGGCATCGGCTTCGCCGTGGTCGCGATCCTGCTCGATCAGCTCGTGGCGCAGCGCGGGGCGATCCTCGCGATCCTGCTGACGGGCGTTGTCGGATCCGTGCCGATGATCGTCACCCTCGGGGGCGTGAACATCGTCTGGTTCGTCATGCTCGGCATCCTGATCCTCGTGCTGCTGCGCTACACGGCGGCGCAGGACTCCGAGTCCCCCCGGCGCACGTCGACGGCCGTCGCCGCCGGAGTCGGGGTCGCGGCGCTCGTGGCGACCGTGATCGTGGCCCCCGTCCTGCCGGTGTCCGCCAGCCTCGCCGGCACCGGAGTGGGCGTCACGGTCGACGCCTCGCTGCGTCTCGGCGACGACCTGCGTCAGCCGAACCCGGTCGAGGTGCTCACGGTGGCGACGACCGCCGACACCGCCCCTTACCTGCGGCTCACGACGCTCTCCGACTTCGACGGACGGGTCTGGGAGCCGGACAGAGGCGACCTGCAGTCGCAGAGCGACGGATTCGGCCCCGAGGAGTGGACCGACGACATCGACACCACCGATCAGAACACGTCGATCAGGGTCATCCGCATGTCGAGCTCGTGGCTCCCCGTGCCCTATCCGGCCACGAGCGTGCAGGGCGCCCCCTCGAGCTGGAGGGTGAGCCCCGAGAACCGCACGCTCGCATCGCGGAGCGCGGATGCCGTCGGCAACGACTACACGGTGCGATCGGTCGAGGTGTCTCCCACCCTCGAGCAGATCCGCGCCCTCCCCGCCGCCGAGCCGGTCGTCGACCCCGACGCCGAGCCGGTGGATCTGCCGGAGGTGATCGGCGTCACGGCCGCCGAGGTCACCGCAGATGCAACGAACGACTACGACCGGCTGATCGCGCTGCAGTCGTGGTTCCGCAGCCAGTTCGAGTACTCGCTCGACACCCCCGTCGATGAGGGTTTCGACGGCACCGGGGCTGATGCCGTGGCGCAGTTCCTCGAGGTGAAGTCGGGCTACTGCATCCACTTCGCCGGCGCGTTCGCCCTCATGGCCGAGAGCCTCGACATGGATGTGCGCATCGTCGTCGGATACCTTCCCGGCGCACTGACCGACAACACCCGTGGCGCCGAGGCCGTGTACTCGGTCTCCAGCGACCAGCTGCACTCGTGGCCCGAGGTGCTCTTCCCGGGCATCGGATGGGTGCCGTTCGAGCCGACCGCATCGCTCGGCGTGCCCACCGCTTTCGCCGCCGGCTCGACCACCGGAGGCAGCTCCGGCGGCTCCACGCCGACTGCTCCGAGCGCCACGCCGAGCGCCACGTCGACGTCCGGGCCGGACATCGAGCGAGAGGATGCCGGCGACAACGCCTCGTCGAACGCAGAGCTGCGCCGCCTGGATCCCACCCCCGTGATGCTGGTGACGATCGGTGTGCTGGTCCTGCTGCTGCTCCCCGCTCTGATCCGTCTGTCCGTCGGGGCTGCTCGCCGAGGTCGGGCTCGGCGAGGAGACGCGGCGGCGGCGTGGGAGGAACTCCGCGCCACGGTGCAGGATCTCGGACTGCCGCTGTCGGATGCGGAGACTCCCCGCATGCGCGGCGACGATCTGATCAGGGACAACGGGGTGGATGCCGGTGCGATGCGCCTCCTGGTCGATGCGATCGAGCGTGCCAGCTATGCACGGCCCTCGGACGATTCGAGCGACGACCTCGCCAGCCCCCTCGGCGACGTGATCGCCGGGTTGCGCCGAAGTGTCGACGGCCGTACCCGCGTGGTGGCGTTACTGCTTCCCCGCTCGCTCTTCGTCAGTCGTCGAGCGGACGCAACGCTGACCACCTGA
- a CDS encoding multidrug effflux MFS transporter, producing the protein MPDAPYTDPRQTSPVPERTATGSIRIPSPTGAIRTLGSNPATAPIMLHPGDSISNGRRALYIVLLGALTALGPFTIDLYLPAFPVLEQDFETTAAAIQLTLTGTMIGFALGQLVVGPLSDKVGRRIPLIVVTALHVLASVAAAYAPTLPLLSGARVLMGVGAAAGGVVAMAIVRDLFGGRRLVVMLSRLALVSGVAPVIAPLIGSWLLTLMPWRGIFVVLALYGVVMLVSTVVFIPETLPVARRQEKGGSTVLQRYRSVFSDRVFIGVLIIGGMTFSGLFSYLSASPFLFQQTHGLDAQQYGLLFAVNSLGVVAGVQTASRLAARFGPQWVMAYSTAVLLLAGAAIIVTDQLGLGLWGTVIPLFVFMTACGFTFPNVQVLALDRHGKAAGTAASVIGATNFGVAGLISPVVGWISHGAGITATTMASVMVGCAAIGVLSLWLIVRPRTVGMLAP; encoded by the coding sequence GTGCCCGACGCTCCATACACTGACCCCCGCCAGACGAGCCCCGTTCCTGAGCGGACCGCCACCGGCAGCATCCGCATCCCGTCGCCGACGGGCGCCATCCGCACCCTCGGATCGAACCCGGCCACCGCGCCGATCATGCTGCACCCCGGTGACTCGATCTCGAACGGTCGTCGCGCGCTGTACATCGTGCTGCTCGGCGCACTCACGGCGCTGGGCCCGTTCACGATCGACCTGTATCTGCCCGCGTTCCCGGTGCTCGAGCAGGACTTCGAGACCACGGCCGCGGCGATCCAGCTCACTCTGACCGGCACCATGATCGGCTTCGCCCTCGGGCAGCTCGTCGTGGGCCCTCTGAGTGACAAGGTCGGCCGGCGCATCCCGCTCATCGTCGTGACCGCCCTGCACGTGCTGGCCAGCGTGGCCGCCGCCTACGCGCCGACGCTGCCGCTGCTCAGCGGCGCGCGCGTGCTGATGGGTGTCGGCGCCGCCGCCGGTGGCGTCGTCGCCATGGCGATCGTGCGCGACCTGTTCGGAGGTCGCCGTCTGGTCGTGATGCTGTCGCGTCTCGCCCTGGTGTCGGGCGTCGCCCCGGTGATCGCACCGCTGATCGGGTCGTGGCTGCTCACCCTGATGCCCTGGCGGGGGATCTTCGTGGTGCTCGCCCTCTACGGCGTCGTGATGCTGGTGTCGACCGTGGTGTTCATCCCCGAGACCCTTCCCGTCGCCCGTCGCCAGGAGAAGGGCGGGTCGACCGTTCTGCAGCGCTACCGCTCGGTCTTCTCCGACCGGGTCTTCATCGGCGTGCTGATCATCGGCGGCATGACGTTCTCGGGTCTCTTCTCGTACCTGTCGGCGTCGCCGTTCCTGTTCCAGCAGACGCACGGGCTCGATGCGCAGCAGTACGGACTGCTGTTCGCGGTCAACTCGCTCGGCGTCGTCGCCGGGGTGCAGACGGCCTCGCGGCTCGCCGCGAGATTCGGCCCGCAGTGGGTCATGGCCTATTCGACGGCCGTGCTGCTGCTCGCCGGGGCCGCCATCATCGTGACCGACCAGCTCGGCCTCGGCCTGTGGGGCACGGTCATCCCGCTGTTCGTGTTCATGACGGCCTGCGGATTCACGTTCCCGAACGTGCAGGTGCTCGCTCTCGACCGGCACGGCAAGGCGGCGGGAACCGCGGCATCCGTGATCGGAGCCACGAACTTCGGCGTCGCGGGGCTCATCTCCCCGGTCGTCGGATGGATCTCGCATGGGGCCGGAATCACCGCGACCACCATGGCCTCGGTGATGGTCGGATGCGCGGCGATCGGCGTGCTGTCGCTCTGGCTGATCGTGCGTCCTCGGACTGTCGGCATGCTCGCTCCCTGA
- a CDS encoding cystathionine beta-synthase, which produces MKYADSIVDLVGDTPLVKLQHVTEGVECTVLVKLEYLNPGGSAKDRIASRIIDAAEASGELKPGGTIVEPTSGNTGVGLALVAQQRGYKCVFVLPDKVGEDKIDVLRAYGAEVVVTPTSVAADSPESYYSVSDRLAREIPGAFKPNQYENPNGPRSHYETTGPEIWRDTDGRITHFVAGVGTGGTITGTGRYLREISDDRVRIVGIDPEGSVYSGGTGRPYLVEGVGEDIWPGAYDPKIPHEIVAVGDAESFAMTRRLAREEGILVGGSSGMAVVGALRVARELPADAVMVVLLPDGGRGYLSKIFNDGWMRSYGFSEVEEGETVADVLTARSSRLGEGIPDLVHAHPTDTVLEAIGMMTEYDVSQLVVLSAEPPVMMGEVVGTVDEKGLLDLLFRGDAKPADAVGAHVGERLPLIGIHAPIAQARAALADVDALLVTMDGKPHTVLTRQDLLSYISR; this is translated from the coding sequence ATGAAGTACGCAGACTCCATCGTCGACCTCGTCGGCGACACGCCCCTCGTGAAGCTCCAGCACGTCACCGAGGGCGTGGAGTGCACGGTGCTCGTGAAGCTCGAATACCTCAACCCCGGCGGATCCGCGAAGGACCGCATCGCCTCGCGCATCATCGACGCCGCCGAAGCATCGGGTGAGCTGAAGCCTGGTGGCACGATCGTCGAGCCGACGAGCGGCAACACCGGGGTGGGGCTGGCACTCGTCGCCCAGCAGCGCGGCTACAAGTGCGTCTTCGTGCTGCCCGACAAGGTGGGCGAGGACAAGATCGACGTCCTCCGCGCGTACGGTGCCGAGGTCGTGGTCACTCCGACCTCGGTCGCAGCCGACAGCCCGGAGTCGTACTACAGCGTCAGCGATCGGCTCGCTCGTGAGATCCCCGGGGCGTTCAAGCCCAACCAGTACGAGAACCCCAACGGCCCGCGCAGCCACTACGAGACCACGGGCCCCGAGATCTGGCGCGACACCGACGGGCGCATCACCCACTTCGTCGCGGGCGTCGGCACCGGCGGCACCATCACGGGCACCGGACGGTACCTGCGAGAGATCTCGGACGACCGCGTGCGCATCGTCGGGATCGACCCCGAGGGCAGCGTCTACAGCGGCGGCACCGGGCGTCCGTATCTCGTCGAGGGGGTCGGCGAGGATATCTGGCCCGGCGCCTACGACCCGAAGATCCCGCACGAGATCGTCGCGGTCGGCGACGCCGAGTCGTTCGCGATGACCCGCCGCCTCGCCCGCGAAGAGGGCATCCTCGTCGGCGGGTCGAGCGGTATGGCCGTGGTCGGCGCGCTGCGCGTCGCCCGGGAGCTGCCCGCGGATGCCGTGATGGTGGTGCTCCTGCCCGACGGCGGTCGCGGCTACCTGAGCAAGATCTTCAACGACGGATGGATGCGGTCGTACGGATTCAGCGAGGTGGAGGAGGGCGAGACGGTCGCCGACGTGCTGACCGCGCGCTCCTCGCGACTCGGAGAGGGCATCCCCGATCTCGTGCATGCGCACCCGACCGACACCGTGCTCGAGGCCATCGGCATGATGACCGAGTACGACGTCTCGCAGCTGGTGGTGCTGAGCGCCGAGCCTCCTGTGATGATGGGCGAGGTCGTCGGCACGGTGGACGAGAAGGGGCTGCTCGACCTGCTCTTCCGCGGAGACGCGAAACCGGCGGATGCCGTGGGCGCTCACGTGGGGGAGCGGCTGCCGCTGATCGGCATCCATGCTCCGATCGCGCAGGCCCGCGCGGCGCTCGCCGACGTCGACGCGCTTCTCGTGACGATGGACGGCAAGCCGCACACCGTGCTCACCCGGCAGGACCTGCTCTCGTACATCTCGCGCTGA
- a CDS encoding phosphatase PAP2 family protein has translation MRRRTLLWWGIGMLAAATALGAAIVFGYTEPPGFDTWWNSEVIENRADWMLSFALILNDIGGGIVAILVVPLLVIIALLIARRWQAAVFAAAAFLASAGAVQLLKQLFGRARPEDMIVLSDFGSFPSGHTANAATIAVVLWLVFPRVWTALLGILWIIAMAVSRTLLSVHWATDTIGGALVGAGVVLVLGAWLLPWVSRKAREDPAVAPIG, from the coding sequence ATGAGACGACGCACGCTGCTGTGGTGGGGAATAGGGATGCTCGCTGCGGCGACGGCCCTCGGAGCGGCGATCGTGTTCGGGTACACCGAGCCGCCGGGGTTCGACACCTGGTGGAACAGCGAGGTCATCGAGAACCGCGCCGACTGGATGCTGTCGTTCGCCCTGATCCTCAATGACATCGGCGGCGGGATCGTCGCGATCCTCGTCGTGCCGCTCCTCGTGATCATCGCGCTGCTGATCGCTCGACGATGGCAGGCGGCGGTCTTCGCCGCCGCGGCATTCCTCGCGAGCGCCGGCGCCGTGCAGCTGCTGAAGCAGTTGTTCGGACGCGCGCGGCCCGAGGACATGATCGTGCTCAGCGACTTCGGATCCTTCCCCTCGGGGCACACGGCGAACGCCGCGACGATCGCCGTGGTGCTGTGGCTGGTGTTCCCGCGGGTGTGGACCGCCCTGCTCGGCATCCTCTGGATCATCGCGATGGCGGTCTCGCGCACACTGCTCTCGGTGCACTGGGCCACCGACACGATCGGCGGCGCGCTCGTGGGCGCGGGAGTGGTGCTCGTGCTCGGGGCCTGGCTGTTGCCGTGGGTGAGCAGGAAGGCGAGAGAGGACCCGGCGGTCGCGCCGATAGGCTGA
- a CDS encoding GNAT family N-acetyltransferase — MSRIRPYRPSDRTAMYDICTRTADAGADATGILSDDSLWGDLFAVPYVERHPDLAWVVEADDERVIGYIVATDDTEAFATWFRDEWWPTRQERYPRAAEPTTREERMIEHGYSQGPGRNANAAEYPAHLHIDLLPETQGQGLGRRLIETLFAELTRRGVSGLHLGMDPNNTGAAAFYERLGMTPLPADPGGQSYGVKFG, encoded by the coding sequence GTGTCGCGCATCCGCCCGTATCGCCCGTCAGACCGCACCGCGATGTACGACATCTGCACCAGGACCGCGGATGCCGGAGCCGACGCGACGGGGATCCTCTCGGACGACTCGCTGTGGGGTGATCTGTTCGCCGTGCCGTACGTCGAGCGGCATCCGGATCTCGCGTGGGTGGTCGAGGCCGATGACGAGCGCGTGATCGGCTACATCGTCGCGACCGATGACACCGAGGCTTTCGCGACCTGGTTCCGTGACGAGTGGTGGCCGACTCGGCAGGAGCGGTATCCGCGTGCAGCCGAGCCCACGACTCGCGAGGAGCGGATGATCGAGCACGGGTACAGCCAGGGGCCAGGGCGCAACGCGAACGCAGCGGAGTACCCCGCCCATCTGCACATCGACCTGCTGCCCGAGACGCAGGGGCAGGGGCTCGGACGCCGACTCATCGAGACGCTCTTCGCCGAGCTCACCCGCCGCGGAGTGTCGGGGTTGCACCTGGGCATGGACCCGAACAACACCGGCGCCGCCGCCTTCTATGAGCGTCTGGGCATGACACCGTTGCCGGCCGATCCCGGCGGACAGAGCTATGGAGTGAAATTCGGCTGA
- a CDS encoding DUF58 domain-containing protein gives MPRRRTLTLRGTGALVAGVGCLIAANMLGAQILLYIGVLLLAVTVFSILAVRLPRRSGSVARQISTDLLTVSETSRVTLRVTLRALRVPRGLWRDVLPDAVSGDSAGEYPPETGQLSYLITGVRRGVWPIGPLVLRTVDPFGLAQREQAFGETRTVTVVPEVFTLAPLTVKVGAAGGTAQTSSSRLGQGSDNLSPRRYIPGDSMRRIHWRATAHRGQLMVRQEEEESSPDALVILDRSAARWARPGDAADPAFETAVSMCASVAVHLVQEGYGVDVIDSAGTLLGALRGHEDDRDGLLVALALVAPRGDARDITTLIGGTPPGPLVYITGELDEEDAALLRPSGAAAPMLFATAPLPGAVEAAVQHGWRVATLGDDVTESWEDVLPDRVGLGPAESQRGATDVAR, from the coding sequence ATGCCCCGTCGTCGAACCCTCACCCTTCGGGGCACCGGTGCGCTCGTGGCCGGTGTCGGCTGCCTCATCGCGGCGAACATGCTGGGGGCGCAGATCCTCCTCTACATCGGTGTGCTCCTGCTCGCGGTCACGGTCTTCTCGATCCTCGCCGTGCGGCTTCCTCGACGCTCCGGTTCGGTCGCACGGCAGATCTCGACCGACCTGCTGACGGTCTCCGAGACCTCGCGGGTCACCCTGCGCGTCACCCTGAGGGCACTGCGCGTGCCCCGAGGGCTCTGGCGAGACGTGCTGCCCGATGCCGTCAGCGGCGACTCCGCCGGCGAGTACCCGCCCGAGACGGGGCAGCTGAGTTATCTGATCACGGGCGTGCGGCGGGGTGTCTGGCCGATCGGCCCGCTGGTGCTCCGCACGGTCGATCCGTTCGGACTCGCGCAGCGCGAGCAGGCGTTCGGCGAGACCCGTACCGTGACCGTCGTGCCCGAGGTGTTCACCCTCGCCCCGCTCACCGTCAAGGTCGGCGCGGCCGGGGGCACGGCCCAGACCTCGTCGAGCCGATTGGGTCAGGGCAGCGACAACCTCTCGCCCCGCCGATACATCCCCGGCGACTCCATGCGCCGCATCCACTGGCGGGCGACCGCGCACCGCGGCCAGCTGATGGTGCGGCAAGAAGAGGAGGAGTCGAGTCCGGATGCCCTCGTCATCCTCGACCGCAGCGCCGCCCGGTGGGCTCGGCCCGGCGACGCGGCCGACCCCGCCTTCGAGACCGCCGTCTCGATGTGCGCCTCGGTGGCCGTGCATCTCGTGCAGGAGGGCTACGGCGTCGACGTGATCGACAGCGCGGGCACTCTCCTCGGCGCCCTCCGCGGTCACGAGGACGACCGAGACGGTCTGCTCGTCGCCCTCGCCCTCGTGGCGCCTCGGGGCGACGCCCGCGACATCACGACCCTGATCGGCGGCACCCCTCCCGGCCCCCTGGTGTACATCACCGGAGAACTCGATGAGGAGGATGCCGCGCTGCTGCGGCCCTCGGGGGCAGCAGCGCCGATGCTCTTCGCCACCGCGCCGCTGCCCGGCGCCGTGGAGGCCGCCGTGCAGCACGGCTGGCGGGTCGCAACGCTCGGCGACGACGTGACCGAGTCGTGGGAAGACGTCCTGCCCGACCGGGTCGGGCTGGGGCCCGCCGAATCGCAGCGAGGAGCGACCGATGTCGCGCGCTGA
- the trhO gene encoding oxygen-dependent tRNA uridine(34) hydroxylase TrhO, with protein MATPKIVLFYVFTPLADPEAIRVWQRDLGEALGLRGRLLISKDGVNGTLGGDLLSLKKWARSFRSYASFKNADIKWSEGTGVDADGRSLDFPKLSVKVRDEIVSFGAPGELRVDEQGVVGGGTRLTPEQLHELMDERGDDVVFFDGRNALEAQIGRFRGAVVPDTETTRDFVQLLDSGEYDDLKGKPVVTYCTGGIRCEVLSSLMTARGFGEVYQLEGGIVRYGEKYGDDGLWDGSLYVFDKRGSVDFSDHAAVIGECVGCGVATKRTANCPDLSCRTQFVVCESCDAVRCEQHAA; from the coding sequence GTGGCAACCCCCAAGATCGTCCTCTTCTACGTCTTCACCCCGCTCGCCGACCCCGAAGCGATCCGGGTGTGGCAGCGAGACCTCGGCGAGGCACTGGGACTCCGTGGCCGACTCCTGATCTCGAAAGACGGTGTCAACGGCACGCTCGGGGGCGACCTGCTGTCTCTCAAGAAGTGGGCCAGATCCTTCCGGTCGTACGCCTCGTTCAAGAACGCCGACATCAAGTGGAGCGAGGGAACGGGGGTCGACGCCGACGGGCGCAGCCTCGACTTCCCGAAGCTCAGCGTGAAGGTGCGCGACGAGATCGTGTCGTTCGGAGCACCCGGCGAACTGCGCGTCGATGAGCAGGGTGTGGTCGGTGGCGGCACGCGACTCACGCCCGAGCAGCTCCACGAACTCATGGACGAACGCGGGGATGACGTGGTGTTCTTCGACGGGCGCAACGCCCTCGAGGCGCAGATCGGCCGCTTCCGCGGAGCCGTCGTGCCCGACACCGAGACCACCCGCGACTTCGTGCAGCTGCTCGACTCCGGCGAGTACGACGACCTCAAAGGCAAGCCGGTCGTCACGTACTGCACCGGCGGCATCCGGTGCGAGGTTCTGTCGAGCCTCATGACGGCTCGCGGGTTCGGCGAGGTGTACCAGCTCGAGGGCGGCATCGTCCGCTACGGCGAGAAGTACGGCGACGACGGCCTCTGGGACGGGTCGCTCTACGTCTTCGACAAGCGCGGATCCGTCGACTTCTCGGATCACGCCGCCGTCATCGGCGAGTGCGTCGGATGCGGTGTCGCGACCAAGCGCACCGCCAACTGCCCCGATCTGTCGTGTCGCACGCAGTTCGTCGTCTGCGAATCGTGCGACGCGGTGCGCTGCGAGCAGCACGCGGCCTGA
- a CDS encoding cystathionine gamma-synthase — MSEHAFATRAIHAGQAPDPTTGSIIPPIYQASTHVQDGIGGFRDGYEYNRAGNPTRSSLETQLAALEGGANALSFASGLAAEDALLRGILKPGDHVVLGNDVYGGTYRLFARVLSPWGIDFTTVELSDVDAVRAAIRPETKIVWIETPSNPLLKIVDIALVAEIAHAAGAIAVVDNTFASPALQQPLSLGADLVVHSTTKYLGGHSDVLGGAVVFGDDRFFEQIKFQQFAVGAVSAPLDAWLTTRGIKTLAVRVRQHSENAQAIAEWAAARPEFATVYYPGLASHPGHDVAARQMSGFGGMLSLGLSAGAAAAKAFAESTELFQLAESLGGVESLIGYPPDMTHASVRGTALAVPENVVRLSVGIEGVDDLIADLEQGLARLG, encoded by the coding sequence ATGTCCGAGCATGCTTTCGCCACCCGAGCCATCCACGCAGGTCAGGCGCCTGACCCGACCACGGGGTCGATCATCCCGCCGATCTACCAGGCGTCCACGCACGTGCAGGACGGCATCGGCGGATTCCGCGACGGGTACGAGTACAACCGCGCGGGAAACCCGACGCGCTCGTCGCTCGAGACGCAGCTCGCCGCTCTCGAGGGCGGGGCGAACGCGCTCTCCTTCGCGTCGGGGCTCGCCGCCGAGGACGCGCTGCTGCGCGGCATTCTGAAGCCCGGCGATCACGTCGTGCTCGGCAACGACGTCTACGGCGGCACCTACCGTCTCTTCGCTCGTGTGCTCTCGCCGTGGGGGATCGACTTCACGACGGTCGAGCTGTCCGACGTCGACGCGGTGCGCGCGGCGATCCGCCCCGAGACGAAGATCGTCTGGATCGAGACGCCGAGCAACCCGCTGCTGAAGATCGTCGACATCGCTCTCGTCGCCGAGATCGCGCACGCGGCCGGGGCGATCGCGGTCGTCGACAACACCTTCGCGTCTCCCGCGCTGCAGCAGCCGCTCTCGCTCGGTGCCGACCTGGTCGTGCACTCGACCACCAAGTACCTCGGCGGGCACTCCGATGTGCTCGGCGGCGCCGTGGTCTTCGGCGACGACCGTTTCTTCGAGCAGATCAAGTTCCAGCAGTTCGCGGTCGGTGCCGTCTCGGCCCCGCTCGACGCCTGGCTCACGACCCGCGGCATCAAGACCCTCGCGGTGCGGGTGCGTCAGCACTCCGAGAACGCGCAGGCGATCGCCGAGTGGGCCGCGGCACGCCCCGAGTTCGCGACCGTGTACTACCCGGGGCTCGCCTCGCACCCCGGCCACGACGTCGCCGCACGGCAGATGAGCGGATTCGGTGGGATGCTCTCGCTGGGCCTCTCGGCGGGGGCTGCGGCCGCCAAGGCCTTCGCGGAGTCGACCGAGCTCTTCCAGCTGGCCGAGTCGCTCGGCGGAGTCGAGTCGCTGATCGGCTACCCGCCGGACATGACCCACGCCTCGGTGCGCGGAACGGCCCTCGCCGTGCCCGAGAACGTCGTGCGTCTCTCGGTCGGCATCGAGGGTGTCGACGACCTCATCGCGGATCTCGAGCAGGGACTCGCGCGCCTGGGTTGA